In Camelus bactrianus isolate YW-2024 breed Bactrian camel chromosome 18, ASM4877302v1, whole genome shotgun sequence, one DNA window encodes the following:
- the LOC141573964 gene encoding LOW QUALITY PROTEIN: mastin-like (The sequence of the model RefSeq protein was modified relative to this genomic sequence to represent the inferred CDS: inserted 3 bases in 2 codons) produces MLWLLFLPLPCLGGSVPPTPGPSPGHELVGIIGGCDVSQXRYLWQVSLRIYNTRVGRWLHQCGGSLIHPQWVLTAAHCIRPDNLLPRDLRVQVGQMKLYDHDQLTEVTLIIQHPKFVSSRGGADIALLRLXTLSHHINVVSLPPASLRVPKGKMCWVTGWGDIACNLSLPSPYHLQEVEVPIVGHKVCNKHYQTFEDGNNPIKDDMLCAGSKGRDSCQYDSGGPQVCSWNCAWVQVGVVSWGYKCGLHNFPGVYTQAMSYVPWIRQYVPLSPRA; encoded by the exons ATGCTGTGGCTGctgtttctgcccctcccctgcctggggGGCTCTGTGCCCCCAACCCCAG gccccagtcCGGGACATGAGTTGGTGGGCATCATTGGGGGATGCGATGTCAGCCA GAGGTACCTGTGGCAGGTCAGCCTGAGGATCTACAATACAAGAGTTGGCCGGTGGCTGCACCAGTGTGGGGGCTCCCTCATCCACCCGCAGTGGGTGCTGACTGCTGCCCACTGCATTCGGCC ggACAACTTGTTGCCTCGTGATCTCAGGGTCCAAGTCGGGCAGATGAAACTCTATGACCATGACCAGCTGACAGAGGTGACTCTCATCATCCAACACCCCAAGTTTGTGTCTTCCCGGGGTGGCGCAGACATCGCCTTGCTGAGAC TGACGCTTTCCCATCACATCAACGTGgtctccctcccacctgcctcaCTGAGGGTCCCCAAAGGGAAGATGTGCTGGGTGACTGGCTGGGGTGACATCGCATGCAACT tGTCGCTGCCCTCACCCTACCACCTGCAGGAGGTAGAGGTGCCCATCGTGGGGCACAAGGTCTGTAACAAGCACTATCAGACCTTTGAAGATGGCAACAACCCAATCAAGGACGACATGCTGTGTGCTGGGAGCAAGGGCCGTGACTCCTGCCAG TATGACTCCGGGGGCCCCCAGGTGTGCAGCTGGAATTGTGCCTGGGTCCAGGTAGGGGTCGTGAGTTGGGGCTACAAGTGTGGTCTTCACAACTTCCCTGGGGTGTACACCCAGGCGATGAGCTATGTGCCCTGGATCCGCCAGTATGTCCCTCTGTCCCCCAGGGCCTAG